The Coleofasciculus sp. FACHB-1120 region GTCTGGAGCGGTATTTTTAACAGTTTGTAACGCTCTACTTCAGGTCTCAGATTGGCTTGCTGACCAGTTTGTGACTTTTGTCCTTTCCAGTCATCAAGATCCAGCCATCCAAATCTAACTAAATTGATTTGTGGGTTTAATAAACTAATAATTAATTTTTGGAAGTTAATTACAAGGTAATAACCTGATTTTGTTTTAGTTCCTGGATTTACAGTGGAGCTTTTTTGAGTATAGCTACGATTACCATATGTATTTCGCTTGCTAGAGGATGTTTTAATCTCTATCGAGAAGTAGTCATCAGGTACATAAACCAAGTCTTTTTCGTATTTATTTGACTGAATGCGCCAGATTTGCGGATATCTATAGGCAAATTCTAATGGTATGAGATCGTGTAAAAACGACCCTAAAACTTGCGGACTTGGAAAAAAGTCTACTCCAATTTTATATCCCCTACTGGTTATACTTGATTGAAAAATTTCACTCCATACTTGAATTACAACTTCATAAATTTCATTAGGGTCAAGTGGGTGTTGGTCTATCAGCTCTAGAGTCTTGGCTTGCCACTCTTGAACTAAAAGCCCTTCGTAGGGAGAGTTATTCATTCAATTTCTTTAAGCAATTCACTTGGTGACACACGCAAAGCTCTTGCTAATCTGACGATATTGACTAAGGCAACATTTCTCTCACCCCGCTCAATACCACCAATGTATGTGCGGTGTAAATCTGTTAGTTCTGCCAGTTTTTCCTGAGAAAGGCCGCGAGCCTTTCTCAACTGCCGAACTTGATCGCCAAATTTTTCTAGCTCAGGATTTGTCACCATTAGGAGAAAGGATGATGCTTCAGATGCCTATTATTCCACAGACGATAAGTATCAATTTGAGCGTCGCCCCCAAGCGGCGCGATCGCGCCGCTGGGGGGTGCCGACAGGCTACTCTCAAAAAGAGATACTGGATATATGGTTTATTGCTCTAATTAATCTGTGGAATTGTCTCAAAGCAAAGACGCGCAAAATCGCGCTTCTTCAACCCAACCGTTTAAATTTGACGCGATTGACGCCGCCTTGGCAGACCTGAAGGCTGGGCGGGTGGTCGTAGTAGTAGATGATGAGAGCCGGGAAAACGAAGGCGACTTGATTGGCGCGGCTCAGTTCGCGACGCCCGACATGATTAATTTCATGGCGGTGAATGCACGGGGTCTGATTTGTCTGGCGCTGACAGGCGATCGCCTGGATGAACTGGATCTGCCCTTGATGGTTAGCAACAACACCGACAGCAACCAAACTGCCTTCACCGTCAGCATCGACGCCGCACCGAATATGGGAGTTCGTACCGGCATCTCAGCGGAGGATAGGGCGGTGACGATACAAGTCGCCCTCAACCCATCGACCCAGCCGAATGACTTGCGCCGTCCCGGTCACATTTTTCCCTTGCGGGCGCGGGAAGGGGGCGTCCTGAAACGAGCCGGTCATACAGAAGCCGGAGTTGATTTGGCAAAATTGGCGGGATTGTATCCGGCTGGGGTCATCTGTGAAATCCAAAATCCCGATGGGTCGATGGCGCGGTTGCCAGAGTTAATCGAGTACGCCAAGACCCACCAACTGAAAATTATTAGCATTGCTGACTTAATTAGTTACCGCCTCAACCACGAACGGTTTGTCTGCCGCGAGACGATTGCTGAACTGCCGACTCAGTTTGGGAATTTTCAAATTTACGCCTACCGCAACAGCCTGGATCAATCCGAACACGTCGCCATTGTGAAGGGAGACCCAGCCGAGTTCTCAGACCACTCAGTGATGGTGCGAATGCACTCAGAATGCCTCACGGGTGATGCTTTAGGTTCCATGCGCTGCGACTGCCGAATGCAGCTACAAGCGGCGCTGAAAATGATTCAGAATGCCGGGTCGGGGGTTGTGGTTTACCTGCGCCAAGAAGGACGGGGAATTGGGCTGGTGAATAAATTGAAAGCTTACTCGTTGCAAGATATGGGGCTGGATACCGTCGAAGCAAACGAGCGCCTAGGTTTCCCTGCTGACTTGCGGGATTACGGGGTGGGGGCGCAAATTCTCAACGATTTGGGAGTAAAAAAAATTCGCCTGATTACGAATAATCCCCGCAAGATTGCAGGTTTAAAAGGGTACGGCTTAGAGGTGGTGGATCGGGTACCGCTGCTGATTGAGGCGAATGATTATAACTCGATCTATCTAGCGACCAAAGCGAAAAAGCTGGGTCATATGCTGTTGCAGACGTATTTAATCACCGTAGCGCTGCACTGGCAGGATGAGCCGGAGTCAGTCACAAAGCGCTACGAACGATTAGAGAAACTGCGGCATTTGGCAAAAACTCACGATTTGTTGTTGCAGGAAGAAACGCGACCTGTTGGGATCGCTTTGTTCGGCACGCCATCGTTAACTGTTCACTTGGGTTTTGATCAACCCAATCTGGCGTCACCCGATTGGTATCAGCAGGCAGGACATCCTTACGTCCGAGCGATCGCGCAAATTCTGGATGCTTTGAGCGCCTGGCCTCAGTTGGAATATCTGGAATTTATGGTTTCGACGGGAATAGACCCCCTAACAGGCTTACAAATCCAGCTAGACCGGCAGAACTTCCCCGTAAGTACCCTGCCTTCGTCGGTTTGCGACCATTTAGAAACCCAAAAAATCTACAGCTTTCAGAGTGGTGAGGGCTGAGGACTGAGGGTTAAAGACTGAGTAGAGTTAGGACTGAGGACTGAGGGCTGAGTAGAGTTAGGAAGATTTTTAGCCAACGTTTGTGAGCTTTTAGTTGATGAGCGTCTAAGTAGATTGGGACAACTAAACTTAACGAATAGGACTGTTTATCGTTGATGGAAGATTGAAAATTACCATGAACAATCAACGATGAACCGGCTTATTGAGTTATGTTTATTTTCACCCAGTTACTTAATTCCCTAATTTCTAGTAATGAAGCGATGCACTACGGATATAAAGCTATCACCGTTATAGGAACTGCCGCCTTACTTAGTGGAGGGACGACAGTTATCTATGCACAGACTCAGCCCCTATTGTTTCCTCAGCACTCTTTCCCTAGCACTCTTATAGTGGCTCAGTCGAGTGCAGAGGACTTATTCAATCGGGGGATGGAGAAGTATAACCAAGAAAACTATAGCGGCGCTTTCAATGATTTCACCGCTGCAATTCGCCAGGATACCAACCTGGCTAAAGCCTACTACAGCCGAGGGTTGGCAAGGCGGAAGCTAGGAGATAATCAGGGAGCGATCGCAGATTACACGGAGTTGCTGAAGCGAAATCCCCAGAATGCCGATGCCTACCTCAACCGGGGTGTCGTTTATGCTGACCAAAAAAAGTATCGGGAAGCGATTGAGGATTACACCAAGGCGCTGAATCTCGACCAGAAAAATGCGATCGCTTATTACAACCGGGGGAACGCCCGCAGTGCGCTAGGAAATCGTAGAGAAGCCGTTGAAGACTACAGCAAAGCGATTCAGCTTCAGCCTAAGGATGCCACCGCCTACGTGAATCGGGGGAATGCTCGCGTTCAACTGGGAGAAACCCAGGAAGCGATCGCTGATTTTACAAAGGCTCTAAGTCTCAACCCCAATCTAGTAGCAGCTTATTACAATCGCGGGATTATCCAACGGCGACTGGGAAATATCAAAGAAGCGATCGCGGATTACAACCAAGCTATCCAGCGCGATCCCAACAATGCAGCAGCTTACTACAATCGAGCGATCGCCCATCAGCAAATCGGCAATCCTCAAGCAGCCATTGCCGACTATACCGAGGCGATCTCTATTTCTCCCAACTTTGCTAAAGCTTATGGCAACCGGGGGCTGCTGCGCTACGAAACCGGCGATGCTACAGGCGCAAGTGAGGATTTACAAGCCGCTGTGCGACTTTTCTCCGAGCAAGGACTAACCGCTGACTCTCAAAAAGCACTGGCGCTGCTTAGACAGTTAAAATAGACCTCCTCCATCACCAGATCCCAACCGCGTTCTGAGGTCAAAGTCGGTCAGGGTTGTTACCTTTCGCAAACACGGGTGTAATTTTTTACGTAATCGGGTAGGCTGATCTCCGGCTGTAAACGAGAATCTGCAATTGGCGCAGCAGCAGTTAATTGCAGGGGAACAACACCCGCCCACACGGGTAAGCTGTAGTCTGCTTCGTCATCGTTAGGATCGCCAGTCCGCACCTTAGCTGATGCCTCATTTAGGGGTAGGGAGAGTACCAAGGTTCCTTGGATTTCCTGCCGACTTGGCGATCGCACCTCTGCCCATCGCCCCGGTATTACGTGTTCTGTAAAGGCGAGGAGTGCTTCCAGCTTTTCTTCAGGGTTATCCACAATCATCGCTGTGCCAAAAATTACAACTGAGCGATAATTCATTGAGTGGTGGAAGGCAGACCTCGCCAGTACCAGCCCATCAAGCAGGGTGACTGTAACGCAGACCTCAATCCCGTTGGAGAGCGATCGCAACATCCGGCTAGCAGGCGATCCATGAATATACAGCTTGTCTCCCACCCTCCCATAAGCAGTAGGAATGACAAAAGGCTGACCGTCTACGGCAAATCCAACATGGCACACCAACCCTTCATCCAAAATTTGATAGATAACCTGACGTTCATAATCTGCGCGTTGAGGAAGACGCTTGACCGTGCTGCGTTGCGTATGAGTAAGTTCCTCATTTATTTCATGTTCTAAAGAACTCATGATTTCCTCCTAGTAGTATTTAATACCTTTGACGGCTTACAGACGCTTGGTAAGGTATGTTTGATCACATCAAATCTAGCCGCATCCCGTTAGTTTCACTGAACCCAAGACTAGAGTAAACTGGCTTACCTGATGGAGAGGCGTGTAGGATAACCCTTGTGCAGTTAAGCGATTTCAGATGGTCGATTGCACAAAGTGTGAGTTTTTTGGCAAGTCCCTGTCTGCGGTGAGGCGGTTCAACGTAAACTCCCCAGATGTATCCATAGTTGCGATATTCCGGTTTGAGGATATGCGGGTAAAGACCAGCAAACAGCTGACAACTGGCTGAAGCGATCGCTCTACCATCAACCTCCGCGACAAAAGCTTTGTAACATCGCTCTTTTCGAGCGCCTTCTATAAACTGGAGGGTAATGTCGAGCCAGTCTGACTCAATAGAGTCAGAAGGAACATCATTATCCAGCCACATTTGATAAAAATGTTCAGCAATTAGGGAATCTTCCTCTGGAAAAGCCTCTCTGATATAGATTTCTTGTCCCATCACCACGATACGGGTTCACGCTTGTTTCACTGTTAGAGTAATCTTGAAAGTGGTCTTCTACAAGAGCCACTTTTGCGATCTAATATCAGTCCACTTCGGTCTGATTCTCTCAAGCGGGTAAGTATGGATTTAGCGATCGCCCTCGACAGCAATGCAATACCCTTACATCGACAGCTATACGAAGAACTGCGTCAAGCTATTTTGAGCGGACGTTTAGCGCCTAAAGAGCGCATTCCTTCAACGCGATCGCTCTCCAAATCTTTAGGGATTTCTCGTACTACCGTTACCCAAAGTTATGAGCAACTGCTCAGCGAAGGCTATATCCAAACCATCGTAGGTTCTGGGACGTTTGTCTGCGATCAACTCCCCGACTTGATGCTGCGAAGTACGCCTGTTGAGTCTCAAGAGAAGATTGCTCGTCCACTTTGCAAGCTGTCCAAGTATGGGATAGGTTTATCCCATACGGATGTCTCTTTGAGGAGTGTACTCGACACCGCGATTAGCTTTCGCTACGGACGACCTGCTTTTGATAAATTTCCAATGCAACTGTGGCGCAAGCTGCTGTTGAGTCACTGTCGCAAAGGCTCCTCTTGGCTGGACTATACAACCGATCCGCAAGGACACAGACCTTTGCGAGAAGCGATCGCCCGTTACCTGTCTCGTTCTCGTGCGGTGCAGTGCGACCCCGACTCTGTAATCATGACCAATGGCACCCAGCAAGCGCTGTATATGGTGATGCGCTTGTTGATTGATCCGGGGGATGCGATCGCGATCGAAGACCCAGGCTACCTCAGCGCACGGCGAATCTTTCTCTCGCAGGGCGCTAAACTCTTGCCTATCGGTGTAGATGAGTCAGGCTTATTGGTCAAGGATTTAGCCGCTGCAACTGAACCGATTAAACTTGTCTACGTAACACCCTCTCACCAGTTTCCTACTGGGGCGATACTATCGCTTCCCCGGCGATTAGAGTTACTGTCTTGGGCGCACTCTACGGGGGCGATGATTATTGAAGATGATTATGACAGCGAATATCGCTATGGCGATCGCCCGATTCCCGCCTTGCAAGGGTTAGATGAAAGTGACTCGGTACTTTACATCGGGACTTTCTCGAAGGTGCTGTTTCCCTCGCTGCGGATTGGCTATTTAGTATTACCTCAGAATTTAGTATCAATCTTTACCCGCGCCAAGTGGTTGAGCGATCGCCAGTTACCGTTGTTAGAGCAGTATATCCTGACGGATTTTATTGAAGAAGGGCATTTAGAACGTCATCTCAGAAGAATGCGATCGCACTATGACCAATGTCGAAGCGTGTTAGTGCAGGCTTTAAAGGCTCACTTTGGGGAACAAGCGACTATTTTAGGCGAAAAGGCTGGAATTCATTTGATGGTGCGACTGTTCACCAGCTTTAGCGATGAGGAGATTATTCATCGTGCGGCGAAAGTGGGTGTGGGGATGATGTCCGCCCAACCTCATTATCTCAAAGCGCATCGCCCAGGCGAGTTTATCTTTGGTTACTCTGAACTCACTTTGCCACAAATTGAGGAGGGTATTAGCAGATTAGCTGAAGTTTTGAAATAGAGCTGAAGCTGGAAGTAAAATTTATTACCCTTGGGTTAAGTCACCAAAGCGATCGCGATATCTCGCCAGTAACTCAGCCATTTCAGATGCTTGCTGTTGTGCTAACTCCCGCTGATTTCGCTCAATTTCAGTTAATTCCTCAGCAGTCTGATACCTCACACCTTGGGCATCGTACCAGTACAATACCTCGCGCTGTATGCCTCCGACTTGAGCCACAAATCGCCCAAGTCCTAAACCAATTTCTGGCATCCAGAATGGTTCTCCGATTTGTAAATGATATACGCCATTTACTAAACGGTAAACTTCAAAAGGTTGTTCCTGGTCGCGCCGCCAGAAATTCGGATTATAAATTACATAATACAACACACCTAAATTGGCATAAATTGCCATTTTTGTGTCGTATTCTCCCCCATAGGTGTGAGAGACAATTTCTAAGACAAAAATAGGCGCAATACTATTTTCTTCCCAGAGAACATAACTAGAGCGCGAACCATTGTCTTTTCTCCGTTCAACTCCCAAACTTAGAAACCCATCTGGCACCACGGGTACTCTCGGATTCACACCTGTCGTGTGATAGACGCCCATATCTACACCAAAATACCAGTCAAGGCGATTACCCCAAATGAACTCTAGCAAGAATAATAGAAAATTCGGGATAAAATTCTGGTCTTCGTTATCCACTGGTGTATCATCCGAACAAGGAAGTTCAGCGCTTGTTGGTAATCTAGTTTCCGGGTTGTGCTGTACCATAAAGATTAGCTCCACAAGCTATTAATATAATTATCCAATAAATATAGCTAAACTCCATCAAATCCATTTAAAAAATAATCCCTTTTCTCTTCCTCTGCGTTCTCAGTGTCTCTGCGGTTCGTTTAAAAAAGATAGTGTTCATAAATAAAATGAGATTGCTATAACATGAGTTTAGATGTAATTGTTATCGGTAGCGGAATTGGCGGTTTAACAGCAGGGGCGTTACTTGCCCGTTACGGAAAACGGGTGCTAGTGTGCGAAAGTCACGCGATCGCTGGTGGTGCTGCACACAGTTTCTCGCGGCAGGGATTTCATTTTGACTCTGGCCCCTCATTTTATTGCGGACTCACCCCTGAAAGCGGTCTAAATCCATTACAGCAAGTGTTAGAAGTTCTGGGAGAATCGTTGCAAGCTGTTCGCTACGATCCTATGGGACATTATCATTTTCCTGAAGGCACTTTTCCCGTTTACAGTAATGCTGAACGCTATCGGCAAGCTGTTGCTGAAATTACGCCTCAAGGTGCCAGAGAATTAGAACAATTTGAAAAACGTCTACTACCTCTTTACGAATCGCTGCGGGGGATTCCTACTATTGCTTTGAGAGCAGACTGGCAGATAATACAAGTAATTTTGGGGCAATATTTACCATCTGTATTGAAACTGCTACCGCATCTAAGAATCGTCCAAGGTTCTGTTGGCGATGTGATGGATCGAGAGGTGCGAGATCCTTGGGTGCGGCGCTTAATTGACTTGGAGTGTTTTTTACTTTCTGGACTTAAGGCGCACGGTACAATTGCCCCAGAGGTGGCATTTATGTTGGGAGAACGTTCTCGCGCTGGTGTCGAGTATCCGATTGGGGGAAGTGGCGCAATTGTGGATGCTTTGGTGCGTGGTTTAAAGCGTTGGGGTAGCGAATTGAAATTGAATGCCCATGTTGAGCAAATATTAATTCAATCAGGCAAAGTAACAGGCATTAAGTTAAAGAATGGTGAAGTTATTAACGCGCCTGTAGTAATTTCTAACGCTACCCTTTGGGATACTTATACTAAGTTATTGCACCCCGAAGATTTGCCGCAATCTTATCGTCAGCATTCTCTAGAAACCCCGGCGGTTGATAGCTTTATGCACTTACATTTAGGCATCCGCGCTGAGGGTTTGGGAAATCTGACCGGACATCATGTGGTAGTTCACGATGCGAGTAAAGATATTACCGAACCGGGGAATACTTGCATGATTTCTATCCCTTCAGTGTGGGATGCTAATCTTGCACCAGTGGGACATCATGTGGTTCACGCCTACACGTTGGAACCTTACGAGGGATGGCGACGAGATGAAGGGTATGAGGAGAGGAAAAAAGAGCGATCGCAATCTCTATTGGGTGCGTTAGAGACAGTGATTCCGGATATACGCGATCGCATTGTCTTAGAACTTATCGGTACACCGTTAACTCACGCTTACTACTTACGCCGCTACCAGGGAACATATGGTCCTGCAATTGCAGCCGGTAAAGGGATATTTCCAGGAACACAAACGCCGATTTCGGGATTGTATCGCGTAGGAGATAGCACAATGCCAGGAATTGGCGTTCCGGCAGTTGCTGCTTCGGGAATTTTGTGTGCGAATACTTTAGTAACTCCCCAAGAAACGGCAAAATTATTGGAAATTTGAAGTTCAAATCAAACTTTCTTAATTATCGGCTTTGGTGCGGTGCTGGACTACGAGAATGTCACTTGTTTGGGAATCGTTATGAATGGTGTAGATTACCCTGTAATCGCCTAGCCGAATCCCGCAAAAATTATATTCTCCAACCAAGCACCTAGAGGAACTTAGACAAAAACTGAAGCAAAAATGGCTTCAAATCCTCACCTAGAAGAACTTTCAGCTCAAATGGGAATAATCTAGTATTGACAAAGGTTTCCGGCGTTTTTAGGTCATTAACCTCTTTTCCCTGTCCAGAGAGCTTTTCAGCCCTTTAAGGGCTAGAAAATGTCTAAGCCTCATTAGTTTGCTTCTTAGCTAGAAGAGCGATCGCGCTTAATTACACTAATGTCACCGCTACGCTCCAAGCGAGCCTCTTGCACCTTGCTGGGGTCGGTGACATTCGCTTTGCTACGTAGCGCTCCCAGCAAATCCCGTTCGCCGATATGACTTTTTCGCATCGCACTCCACTGAATCTCGCCGTCGCGAATGAGTACGCGCTCTTTCCCCTTGACGAGTGTGGCAAAGTT contains the following coding sequences:
- a CDS encoding GNAT family N-acetyltransferase, producing MGQEIYIREAFPEEDSLIAEHFYQMWLDNDVPSDSIESDWLDITLQFIEGARKERCYKAFVAEVDGRAIASASCQLFAGLYPHILKPEYRNYGYIWGVYVEPPHRRQGLAKKLTLCAIDHLKSLNCTRVILHASPSGKPVYSSLGFSETNGMRLDLM
- a CDS encoding ScaI family restriction endonuclease, which codes for MNNSPYEGLLVQEWQAKTLELIDQHPLDPNEIYEVVIQVWSEIFQSSITSRGYKIGVDFFPSPQVLGSFLHDLIPLEFAYRYPQIWRIQSNKYEKDLVYVPDDYFSIEIKTSSSKRNTYGNRSYTQKSSTVNPGTKTKSGYYLVINFQKLIISLLNPQINLVRFGWLDLDDWKGQKSQTGQQANLRPEVERYKLLKIPLQT
- a CDS encoding tetratricopeptide repeat protein, translated to MFIFTQLLNSLISSNEAMHYGYKAITVIGTAALLSGGTTVIYAQTQPLLFPQHSFPSTLIVAQSSAEDLFNRGMEKYNQENYSGAFNDFTAAIRQDTNLAKAYYSRGLARRKLGDNQGAIADYTELLKRNPQNADAYLNRGVVYADQKKYREAIEDYTKALNLDQKNAIAYYNRGNARSALGNRREAVEDYSKAIQLQPKDATAYVNRGNARVQLGETQEAIADFTKALSLNPNLVAAYYNRGIIQRRLGNIKEAIADYNQAIQRDPNNAAAYYNRAIAHQQIGNPQAAIADYTEAISISPNFAKAYGNRGLLRYETGDATGASEDLQAAVRLFSEQGLTADSQKALALLRQLK
- a CDS encoding Uma2 family endonuclease yields the protein MVQHNPETRLPTSAELPCSDDTPVDNEDQNFIPNFLLFLLEFIWGNRLDWYFGVDMGVYHTTGVNPRVPVVPDGFLSLGVERRKDNGSRSSYVLWEENSIAPIFVLEIVSHTYGGEYDTKMAIYANLGVLYYVIYNPNFWRRDQEQPFEVYRLVNGVYHLQIGEPFWMPEIGLGLGRFVAQVGGIQREVLYWYDAQGVRYQTAEELTEIERNQRELAQQQASEMAELLARYRDRFGDLTQG
- a CDS encoding aminotransferase class I/II-fold pyridoxal phosphate-dependent enzyme — its product is MDLAIALDSNAIPLHRQLYEELRQAILSGRLAPKERIPSTRSLSKSLGISRTTVTQSYEQLLSEGYIQTIVGSGTFVCDQLPDLMLRSTPVESQEKIARPLCKLSKYGIGLSHTDVSLRSVLDTAISFRYGRPAFDKFPMQLWRKLLLSHCRKGSSWLDYTTDPQGHRPLREAIARYLSRSRAVQCDPDSVIMTNGTQQALYMVMRLLIDPGDAIAIEDPGYLSARRIFLSQGAKLLPIGVDESGLLVKDLAAATEPIKLVYVTPSHQFPTGAILSLPRRLELLSWAHSTGAMIIEDDYDSEYRYGDRPIPALQGLDESDSVLYIGTFSKVLFPSLRIGYLVLPQNLVSIFTRAKWLSDRQLPLLEQYILTDFIEEGHLERHLRRMRSHYDQCRSVLVQALKAHFGEQATILGEKAGIHLMVRLFTSFSDEEIIHRAAKVGVGMMSAQPHYLKAHRPGEFIFGYSELTLPQIEEGISRLAEVLK
- a CDS encoding helix-turn-helix transcriptional regulator — encoded protein: MVTNPELEKFGDQVRQLRKARGLSQEKLAELTDLHRTYIGGIERGERNVALVNIVRLARALRVSPSELLKEIE
- a CDS encoding pyridoxamine 5'-phosphate oxidase family protein translates to MSSLEHEINEELTHTQRSTVKRLPQRADYERQVIYQILDEGLVCHVGFAVDGQPFVIPTAYGRVGDKLYIHGSPASRMLRSLSNGIEVCVTVTLLDGLVLARSAFHHSMNYRSVVIFGTAMIVDNPEEKLEALLAFTEHVIPGRWAEVRSPSRQEIQGTLVLSLPLNEASAKVRTGDPNDDEADYSLPVWAGVVPLQLTAAAPIADSRLQPEISLPDYVKNYTRVCER
- the ribBA gene encoding bifunctional 3,4-dihydroxy-2-butanone-4-phosphate synthase/GTP cyclohydrolase II, with translation MELSQSKDAQNRASSTQPFKFDAIDAALADLKAGRVVVVVDDESRENEGDLIGAAQFATPDMINFMAVNARGLICLALTGDRLDELDLPLMVSNNTDSNQTAFTVSIDAAPNMGVRTGISAEDRAVTIQVALNPSTQPNDLRRPGHIFPLRAREGGVLKRAGHTEAGVDLAKLAGLYPAGVICEIQNPDGSMARLPELIEYAKTHQLKIISIADLISYRLNHERFVCRETIAELPTQFGNFQIYAYRNSLDQSEHVAIVKGDPAEFSDHSVMVRMHSECLTGDALGSMRCDCRMQLQAALKMIQNAGSGVVVYLRQEGRGIGLVNKLKAYSLQDMGLDTVEANERLGFPADLRDYGVGAQILNDLGVKKIRLITNNPRKIAGLKGYGLEVVDRVPLLIEANDYNSIYLATKAKKLGHMLLQTYLITVALHWQDEPESVTKRYERLEKLRHLAKTHDLLLQEETRPVGIALFGTPSLTVHLGFDQPNLASPDWYQQAGHPYVRAIAQILDALSAWPQLEYLEFMVSTGIDPLTGLQIQLDRQNFPVSTLPSSVCDHLETQKIYSFQSGEG
- a CDS encoding NAD(P)/FAD-dependent oxidoreductase yields the protein MSLDVIVIGSGIGGLTAGALLARYGKRVLVCESHAIAGGAAHSFSRQGFHFDSGPSFYCGLTPESGLNPLQQVLEVLGESLQAVRYDPMGHYHFPEGTFPVYSNAERYRQAVAEITPQGARELEQFEKRLLPLYESLRGIPTIALRADWQIIQVILGQYLPSVLKLLPHLRIVQGSVGDVMDREVRDPWVRRLIDLECFLLSGLKAHGTIAPEVAFMLGERSRAGVEYPIGGSGAIVDALVRGLKRWGSELKLNAHVEQILIQSGKVTGIKLKNGEVINAPVVISNATLWDTYTKLLHPEDLPQSYRQHSLETPAVDSFMHLHLGIRAEGLGNLTGHHVVVHDASKDITEPGNTCMISIPSVWDANLAPVGHHVVHAYTLEPYEGWRRDEGYEERKKERSQSLLGALETVIPDIRDRIVLELIGTPLTHAYYLRRYQGTYGPAIAAGKGIFPGTQTPISGLYRVGDSTMPGIGVPAVAASGILCANTLVTPQETAKLLEI